A single window of Pogona vitticeps strain Pit_001003342236 chromosome 11, PviZW2.1, whole genome shotgun sequence DNA harbors:
- the LOC110080219 gene encoding thymosin beta-15A homolog, with amino-acid sequence MCDKPDLSEVEKFDKKKLKKTNTEEKNTLPSKETIEQEKECIKSS; translated from the exons ATGTGTGACAAACCTGATCTCTCCGAAGTGGAGAAGTTCGACAAGAAGAAGCTGAAAAAAACCAATACGGAAGAGAAGAACACGCTGCCTTCGAAGGAGA ccatTGAGCAGGAGAAGGAGTGCATCAAGTCCTCGTAG